A single window of Martelella sp. NC20 DNA harbors:
- a CDS encoding glutathione S-transferase family protein, with amino-acid sequence MKLYDYVLSPSCYKVRLMAALAGITLETRAVDFHPGREHRGPAMLALNPAGTLPVMTDGDLVLTESSAMLAYIAAGSAPSWLGRADDARETALVQQWLAFSPRLTTSLGGARLHRMLNVPGDIDAMTAGGIAALRELEMGLFEQRERGMRYLAADRPTIADIACFPYVALAPDGNILLDSYPSIRLWLRAIRALDGFIEMPGIHRLHELKPEPDYKAEEV; translated from the coding sequence ATGAAGCTCTACGATTACGTTCTTTCTCCAAGCTGCTACAAGGTGCGCCTGATGGCCGCCCTTGCCGGCATCACGCTCGAAACCCGCGCGGTCGACTTTCATCCCGGCAGGGAACACCGCGGCCCGGCGATGCTGGCGCTCAATCCGGCGGGAACGCTTCCTGTGATGACGGATGGCGATCTGGTTCTGACGGAATCCTCGGCCATGCTCGCCTATATCGCGGCGGGTTCTGCCCCGTCCTGGCTTGGCCGCGCCGATGACGCCCGCGAGACGGCCCTGGTTCAGCAATGGCTCGCCTTCTCGCCCCGACTGACAACAAGCCTTGGCGGCGCGCGGCTCCACCGGATGCTGAATGTGCCGGGCGATATCGATGCCATGACCGCCGGCGGCATCGCAGCACTTCGGGAACTGGAAATGGGGCTTTTCGAACAGCGCGAACGCGGCATGCGGTACCTTGCCGCCGACCGCCCGACGATTGCCGACATCGCCTGCTTTCCCTATGTGGCGCTCGCGCCGGACGGCAATATCCTGCTCGATAGCTATCCCAGCATCCGCCTCTGGCTGCGGGCCATCCGCGCGCTGGACGGCTTCATCGAAATGCCGGGCATTCACCGGCTGCACGAACTGAAGCCGGAACCGGACTACAAGGCGGAGGAAGTCTGA
- a CDS encoding acylphosphatase translates to MTQIDQTQKFIMRGSFGANSFIPWMERHARKLGLEERIIAASPERIEMAVKGPSALIDAMEVACLLGPIDIWVDDIECLPLENMPPDRLAPRFASH, encoded by the coding sequence TTGACCCAGATCGACCAGACCCAGAAATTCATCATGCGCGGCAGTTTCGGCGCCAACAGCTTCATACCCTGGATGGAACGCCATGCCCGCAAGCTCGGGCTGGAGGAGCGGATCATCGCCGCCTCGCCGGAACGAATCGAAATGGCGGTCAAGGGCCCGTCCGCTCTCATCGATGCGATGGAAGTCGCCTGTTTGCTGGGGCCGATCGATATATGGGTCGACGACATCGAATGCCTGCCGCTTGAGAATATGCCGCCAGATCGTCTCGCGCCTCGGTTCGCCAGCCATTGA
- a CDS encoding dihydrofolate reductase, with product MNKIDIVLIAAVAENGVIGRAGDMPWHLASDFKRFRAITMGKPQIMGRKTFASIGKPLPGRTNIVVSRDPGLAIEGCLTAATLEDALALAKADAVEKGMDEICIQGGGEIYRQAIHNADRLRITHVETALEGDTTFPEIDPALWKVTEEERLPAGEKDDYPTCYKVYERRR from the coding sequence ATGAACAAGATCGATATCGTGCTGATCGCCGCCGTGGCCGAAAACGGGGTGATCGGTCGGGCGGGGGACATGCCCTGGCATCTGGCTTCCGATTTCAAGCGCTTCCGCGCGATCACCATGGGCAAGCCGCAGATCATGGGCCGCAAGACTTTCGCGTCCATCGGCAAGCCGCTTCCCGGCCGCACCAACATCGTCGTGTCGCGCGATCCGGGCCTTGCCATCGAGGGCTGCCTGACCGCGGCCACGCTGGAGGATGCTCTGGCGCTCGCCAAAGCCGATGCCGTCGAAAAGGGCATGGACGAAATCTGCATTCAGGGCGGCGGCGAGATCTACCGGCAGGCAATCCATAATGCCGACCGTTTGCGCATCACCCATGTCGAGACCGCGCTCGAAGGCGATACGACATTTCCGGAAATCGATCCGGCGCTCTGGAAGGTGACCGAGGAGGAAAGGCTGCCCGCCGGCGAAAAGGACGACTATCCGACCTGTTACAAGGTCTATGAGCGTCGCCGTTGA
- a CDS encoding amidohydrolase — protein sequence MAGYLLENCAAVVVDDGNGPMVLRDVDLLTDGPAIKAIGHGLADSELPPGTITLDADGWFVYPGLVNTHHHFFQCFVRNRADLDWTKLSVIEWLDRIYPVFSRLNEDCFYHASVTAMAELIKHGCTTAFDHQYNFPRHAGKRLVDRQFEAADLLGMRFHAGRGGNSLPKSEGSTIPDEMLETTDEFIDDCARLIDAYHDAQPFSMRQVVVAPCQPVNSYRETFVESARLARDRGVFLHTHVGEGESPVMEARHGLRTVDYLEEIGFAGPDTFYAHCWELTHDELGRMAASGTGVSHCPEPVYLVGEQITDIPAMAAFGMRVGLGCDGAASNDNSNLMHCLHSAYMLQCLVSSTRKHKVPPPADFLAYGTTGGASLLGRGDIGRLAPGMAADLFAIDSRRMDYVGTRHDPLSLIARVGIGMATDMTMINGQIVWQNGEFAGLDERKLFADAEAALAGIAM from the coding sequence ATGGCCGGCTATCTGCTGGAGAACTGCGCAGCCGTCGTTGTCGACGATGGCAATGGTCCGATGGTGCTGCGCGATGTCGATCTTCTGACCGACGGCCCGGCGATCAAAGCGATCGGCCACGGGCTTGCCGACAGCGAATTGCCGCCGGGCACTATCACACTCGACGCGGACGGCTGGTTCGTCTATCCCGGCCTGGTCAACACCCACCATCATTTCTTCCAGTGTTTCGTGCGCAACCGGGCCGATCTGGACTGGACCAAACTGTCGGTCATCGAATGGCTCGACCGGATCTACCCGGTGTTCTCGCGCCTCAACGAGGACTGCTTCTATCATGCCTCGGTCACCGCCATGGCCGAACTGATCAAGCATGGCTGCACCACCGCCTTCGATCATCAGTATAATTTCCCGCGCCATGCCGGCAAACGGCTGGTCGACCGGCAGTTCGAGGCCGCCGACCTGCTCGGCATGCGGTTTCACGCCGGGCGCGGCGGCAACAGCCTGCCGAAATCCGAAGGCTCGACCATACCCGACGAGATGCTGGAGACCACCGACGAGTTCATCGATGACTGCGCGCGGCTGATCGACGCCTATCACGATGCGCAACCCTTCAGCATGCGCCAGGTCGTCGTCGCCCCCTGCCAGCCTGTCAACAGTTATCGCGAGACCTTCGTGGAATCGGCCCGCCTCGCGCGCGACCGCGGCGTCTTCCTGCACACCCATGTCGGCGAAGGCGAGAGCCCGGTAATGGAGGCCCGCCACGGGCTTCGCACCGTCGACTATCTGGAAGAGATCGGCTTTGCCGGTCCCGATACCTTCTATGCCCATTGCTGGGAACTGACCCATGACGAACTCGGCCGGATGGCTGCAAGCGGCACCGGCGTTTCCCACTGCCCGGAGCCGGTCTATCTGGTCGGCGAGCAGATCACCGACATTCCGGCGATGGCCGCCTTCGGCATGCGCGTCGGCCTTGGCTGCGATGGTGCTGCATCCAACGACAATTCCAATCTGATGCACTGCCTGCATTCGGCCTACATGCTCCAGTGCCTCGTCTCATCGACCCGCAAGCACAAGGTGCCGCCACCAGCCGATTTCCTGGCCTATGGCACCACCGGCGGGGCAAGCCTGCTCGGGCGCGGCGATATCGGCAGGCTGGCGCCCGGCATGGCCGCGGACCTGTTCGCGATCGACAGCCGCCGCATGGATTATGTCGGCACCCGCCATGACCCGCTGAGCCTGATTGCCCGCGTCGGGATCGGCATGGCGACCGACATGACGATGATCAACGGACAGATCGTCTGGCAGAACGGCGAATTCGCCGGTCTCGACGAGAGAAAACTCTTTGCGGACGCCGAAGCGGCGCTCGCCGGCATAGCAATGTGA
- a CDS encoding Rieske (2Fe-2S) protein, which produces MHPQTTGRWTPAALSADLTAGTAMPVNLAAGTIALWRSASGRLSASDDRCPHRGMRLSHGFVRGEKLSCIYHGWSYGQDGQCLRIPAHPDLTPPKTIRVETYPVVEQDGVIWVADGNEPDAPPRLEGFTPLRSLNVHAGIAAIERAAGAKADADGILKSAGETLRLLLSDHGNDETLMHVLVSREATPAERIAASREAEALRRKAEAAGIEGGKS; this is translated from the coding sequence ATGCACCCCCAGACAACGGGCAGATGGACGCCGGCAGCGCTGTCGGCGGATTTGACGGCGGGCACGGCGATGCCGGTCAATCTGGCCGCCGGAACCATAGCCCTGTGGCGCAGCGCTTCCGGTCGTCTGTCCGCCTCCGACGATCGCTGTCCCCACAGGGGCATGCGCCTTTCGCACGGCTTCGTGCGCGGCGAGAAACTGTCCTGCATCTATCATGGCTGGAGCTATGGCCAGGACGGCCAGTGTCTGCGCATCCCGGCCCATCCCGACCTCACGCCGCCCAAAACCATCCGCGTTGAAACCTATCCCGTGGTCGAGCAGGACGGCGTCATCTGGGTCGCGGACGGCAATGAGCCGGACGCGCCGCCGCGCCTGGAGGGGTTTACGCCGCTTCGCTCGCTGAACGTCCACGCGGGCATCGCCGCCATCGAGCGCGCGGCCGGCGCGAAGGCGGATGCCGACGGCATCCTGAAATCCGCAGGGGAGACATTGCGCCTCCTGCTGTCGGATCACGGAAATGATGAGACGCTGATGCATGTTCTGGTCTCCCGCGAGGCGACGCCGGCAGAGCGGATCGCGGCCTCGCGAGAGGCGGAGGCGCTGCGCCGGAAAGCCGAAGCTGCCGGCATCGAGGGAGGCAAATCATGA
- a CDS encoding ABC transporter ATP-binding protein: METPLLSLSGISKSYGQVQANQGIDLSVAPKSIHAILGENGAGKSTLMKLIYGVEQPDEGSMAWNGRPIALASPAAARRQGIGMVFQHFSLFETLTVVENIQLVMPGAKAALAERMRALGRDFGLEVDPFAHVHALSVGERQRVEIIRCLMTDPKLLILDEPTSVLPPQAVTRLFETLRRLRDGGVSILLISHKLEEIQAICDRATILRAGRVTGHLDPRAHDEHTLAKMMIGRDIPEPLPAEPVEQGDRQLEIIGLDYTPEDPFGVTLDGITLTVRGGEILGIAGISGNGQSELSALISGETRLAAYDRIFMMGKDVGPMGAAARRRLGFAFVPEERLGRGAVPEMSLALNAILTAHSRDLVKNGVIDRKQAETFARQCISEYDVRTPGPQAEAGSLSGGNLQKFIVGREIMLAPKLLFVAQPTWGVDIGAATAIRQRLIALRNAGMAILVISEELEELFELSDHIQVLHHGRLSPPLVTRDTRPEDVGRYMIGSETGTRAS; this comes from the coding sequence ATGGAGACGCCACTCCTTTCGCTCAGCGGCATTTCGAAGAGCTACGGACAGGTCCAGGCCAATCAGGGCATCGATCTTTCCGTGGCGCCGAAATCGATCCATGCGATCCTCGGCGAAAACGGCGCGGGCAAATCCACGCTGATGAAGCTGATCTATGGCGTCGAGCAGCCCGACGAGGGTAGCATGGCGTGGAACGGCAGGCCGATCGCGCTTGCCTCTCCCGCCGCCGCAAGGCGTCAGGGCATCGGAATGGTGTTCCAGCACTTCTCCCTGTTCGAGACGCTGACCGTCGTCGAGAACATTCAGCTCGTGATGCCCGGCGCCAAGGCCGCGCTTGCCGAACGGATGCGCGCCCTTGGCCGCGATTTCGGGCTGGAGGTCGACCCGTTCGCCCATGTCCACGCGCTTTCCGTGGGCGAGCGCCAGCGGGTCGAGATCATCCGCTGCCTGATGACCGATCCGAAGCTTCTGATTCTCGACGAGCCGACATCGGTGCTGCCGCCGCAGGCGGTCACCAGGCTGTTCGAGACTTTGCGGCGCCTGCGCGATGGCGGCGTGTCGATCCTGCTGATCTCCCACAAGCTGGAGGAAATCCAGGCGATCTGCGACCGGGCGACGATCCTGCGCGCCGGCCGCGTCACCGGCCATCTCGATCCGCGCGCGCATGACGAACATACGCTTGCGAAGATGATGATCGGACGCGACATACCCGAACCGCTGCCCGCCGAGCCGGTGGAGCAAGGCGACAGGCAGCTCGAGATCATCGGCCTGGATTATACGCCCGAAGACCCCTTCGGCGTCACCCTTGACGGCATCACGCTCACCGTTCGCGGCGGTGAAATCCTCGGTATCGCCGGCATTTCCGGCAACGGCCAGAGCGAGCTGAGTGCGCTGATTTCCGGCGAAACCCGGCTTGCCGCCTATGACCGTATCTTCATGATGGGCAAGGATGTCGGCCCCATGGGGGCGGCAGCGCGGCGCAGGCTCGGCTTCGCCTTCGTTCCCGAGGAGCGGCTTGGCCGGGGCGCCGTGCCGGAAATGTCGCTGGCGCTGAACGCCATTCTGACGGCTCATTCCCGCGACCTCGTCAAAAATGGTGTGATCGACAGGAAACAGGCCGAGACCTTCGCCCGCCAATGCATCAGCGAATACGACGTTCGCACCCCGGGACCGCAGGCCGAGGCGGGCTCGCTTTCCGGCGGCAACCTGCAGAAATTCATCGTCGGACGCGAGATCATGCTGGCGCCGAAACTGCTGTTCGTCGCCCAGCCGACATGGGGCGTTGATATCGGGGCTGCGACCGCGATCCGCCAAAGGCTGATCGCGCTGCGCAATGCCGGCATGGCGATCCTGGTGATTTCCGAGGAGCTTGAGGAGCTGTTCGAACTTTCGGACCATATCCAGGTGCTCCACCACGGCAGGCTGAGCCCACCGCTCGTCACCCGCGACACCCGGCCGGAGGATGTGGGCCGCTACATGATCGGCTCCGAAACAGGAACACGCGCCTCATGA
- the hflC gene encoding protease modulator HflC, which produces MSSNRILAVLAVIAALLLLVYASIFIVNPREQALVIRFGEIKEVRSEPGIYFKLPFSFIGADKVQYVSNQDMRFDLDDIRVQVSGGKFYEVNAFVVYRITDPERFRQAVSGDREVAVSRLRTRLDSSLRRVYGLRDFQAALSSERASMMQEVGDQLRPAAESLGLSVVDVRIRRTDLTKEVSDETYARMKSERLAEAEATRADGRERAEIRRAAADREVIEIQSAANRDSSLLRGEGDAERNRILGEAYGKDPEFFYFYRSMNAYKDVLGENSTMVLSPDSEFFEYFQTSGTGDLPPSPALSNPPPAQDAPQQGN; this is translated from the coding sequence ATGTCATCCAATCGTATACTCGCCGTCCTGGCCGTCATCGCGGCGCTGCTGCTGCTGGTTTATGCCTCGATCTTCATCGTCAACCCGCGTGAGCAGGCGCTGGTGATCCGCTTCGGCGAGATCAAGGAAGTCAGAAGCGAGCCGGGCATCTATTTCAAGCTCCCGTTCTCGTTCATCGGCGCCGACAAGGTTCAGTATGTCTCCAATCAGGACATGCGCTTCGATCTGGACGATATCCGCGTCCAGGTTTCCGGCGGCAAGTTCTATGAGGTCAACGCCTTCGTCGTCTACCGCATCACCGATCCGGAACGTTTCCGCCAGGCGGTGTCGGGCGATCGCGAGGTCGCGGTATCGCGGCTTCGCACCCGTCTCGATTCGTCGCTGCGCCGGGTCTACGGCCTGCGCGATTTCCAGGCGGCGCTTTCGAGCGAACGCGCCTCGATGATGCAGGAGGTCGGCGACCAGCTTCGTCCGGCCGCCGAATCGCTCGGCCTCAGCGTGGTCGATGTCCGCATCCGCCGCACGGACCTGACCAAGGAAGTCTCCGATGAAACCTACGCCCGGATGAAATCCGAGCGTCTGGCCGAAGCCGAGGCGACGCGTGCGGATGGCCGCGAGCGGGCGGAAATCCGCCGCGCGGCGGCCGACCGTGAAGTGATCGAAATCCAGTCCGCCGCCAACCGCGATTCGTCGCTTCTGCGCGGTGAGGGCGATGCCGAACGCAACCGCATTCTCGGCGAAGCCTATGGCAAGGATCCGGAGTTCTTCTACTTCTACCGCTCGATGAATGCCTACAAGGACGTGCTTGGCGAAAATTCGACGATGGTGCTGTCACCGGATTCGGAGTTCTTCGAGTATTTCCAGACGAGCGGAACCGGCGATCTGCCGCCGAGCCCGGCGCTGTCTAACCCGCCGCCGGCACAAGACGCTCCGCAGCAAGGCAACTGA
- the hflK gene encoding FtsH protease activity modulator HflK, with the protein MPWSNQNGGGPWGGGGDNQGPWGQGPKRPSGGSGGNGNGGPPDIEDFFRRGQDQFKGMFPGGFSTGLIAIIILVVAAFWVMQSLYTIQPDQRGVELRLGKPKQEIAGPGLHLMAWPIDQVETVNITEQQLNIGTGTSGRSGIMLTGDQNIVDIEFVVLFSVTDPEAYLFNVENPIQTLQQVSESAMREVVSSRPAQDVFRDDREGIALDVKDIIQSTLDNYGAGITINAVSIEEAAPPSEVADAFDEVQRAEQDEDRYYEEANQYANKVLGASRGDAAQIREAAAAYKDRVVKDAEGEAGRFNSIYETYTAVPEVTRKRLYLETMQQVFGRSKNVIIDSDGQGVVPYLPLDAIDRAAQDKRPVSQTTTPSPATQNLTQGASQ; encoded by the coding sequence ATGCCCTGGAGCAATCAGAATGGCGGCGGTCCCTGGGGAGGCGGCGGCGATAATCAGGGGCCCTGGGGCCAGGGGCCGAAGCGCCCTTCCGGCGGCAGTGGCGGCAACGGCAATGGCGGCCCGCCCGATATCGAGGATTTCTTCCGCAGGGGCCAGGATCAGTTCAAGGGCATGTTCCCCGGTGGTTTCAGCACCGGCCTGATCGCCATCATCATTCTCGTGGTCGCGGCCTTCTGGGTGATGCAATCGCTCTATACGATCCAGCCGGACCAGCGCGGGGTCGAGCTTCGCCTCGGCAAGCCCAAGCAGGAAATCGCCGGCCCCGGCCTGCACCTGATGGCGTGGCCGATCGATCAGGTCGAGACCGTCAACATCACCGAGCAGCAGCTCAATATCGGGACCGGCACTTCGGGCCGGTCCGGCATCATGCTGACCGGGGATCAGAACATCGTGGATATCGAATTCGTCGTGCTGTTTTCGGTAACCGATCCGGAAGCCTATCTCTTCAACGTCGAAAACCCGATCCAGACGTTGCAGCAGGTCTCCGAAAGCGCCATGCGCGAGGTGGTCAGCTCCCGTCCCGCCCAGGACGTGTTCCGTGATGACCGCGAGGGCATCGCGCTCGACGTCAAGGACATCATCCAGTCGACGCTCGACAACTACGGCGCCGGGATCACCATCAACGCGGTGTCGATCGAGGAGGCCGCGCCGCCTTCGGAAGTCGCGGACGCCTTCGATGAAGTGCAGCGCGCCGAGCAGGACGAAGACCGCTACTATGAAGAGGCCAACCAGTACGCCAACAAGGTGCTTGGCGCTTCCCGCGGCGACGCGGCCCAGATCCGCGAAGCGGCAGCCGCCTACAAGGACCGTGTCGTGAAGGACGCGGAAGGCGAGGCCGGTCGCTTCAATTCGATCTACGAGACCTACACGGCCGTACCGGAAGTCACCCGCAAGCGGCTTTATCTCGAAACCATGCAGCAGGTGTTCGGCAGGTCCAAGAACGTCATCATCGACAGCGACGGGCAGGGCGTCGTTCCCTATCTTCCGCTCGATGCGATCGACCGTGCGGCCCAGGACAAGCGTCCGGTATCGCAGACGACCACGCCTTCACCGGCGACGCAGAATCTTACCCAGGGAGCGAGCCAGTAA
- a CDS encoding aromatic ring-hydroxylating oxygenase subunit alpha, which produces MNAMIDEWYPVALFSKLDVRETLLMGENITVARVGADEAKVTAEDGRTLPVRLRYGHVWTSLGAPGHELFDIPEATDPDRRLVDVGVVRVRCSPLRAVENFLDIAHFPFVHTDILGAEPHTEVFNYKVEIREEEDEVWATQVKFYQPQAARSASGGIDTDYMYRVPAPTCSVLYKSSPPRPGEWDVIALFVQPLTEELCEVWPWMALFDDDASMTDLIQFQQLIFLQDRSILENQIPARLPLDPGKEIPTRADMTSIAYRRWLKRHNYTYGAQLVAQ; this is translated from the coding sequence ATGAATGCCATGATCGACGAATGGTATCCCGTCGCGCTGTTCAGCAAACTCGATGTCCGCGAGACGCTGCTGATGGGTGAAAACATCACCGTTGCGCGCGTCGGCGCCGATGAAGCGAAGGTAACGGCCGAAGACGGACGCACACTTCCCGTGCGGCTGCGCTATGGCCATGTCTGGACCTCGCTCGGCGCGCCCGGACATGAATTGTTCGATATTCCGGAAGCCACTGACCCCGATCGCCGGCTTGTCGATGTCGGGGTCGTCAGGGTTCGCTGTTCGCCGCTGAGAGCCGTCGAGAACTTCCTCGACATCGCTCATTTCCCGTTCGTCCACACCGATATTCTGGGTGCGGAACCGCATACCGAAGTCTTCAACTACAAGGTCGAAATCCGCGAGGAGGAGGACGAGGTCTGGGCGACCCAGGTGAAATTCTACCAGCCGCAGGCCGCCAGATCGGCAAGCGGCGGCATCGATACCGACTATATGTATCGCGTCCCCGCCCCCACCTGTTCGGTGCTCTACAAGTCCAGCCCGCCGCGCCCTGGCGAATGGGATGTGATCGCGCTGTTCGTCCAGCCGCTGACGGAGGAGTTGTGCGAGGTGTGGCCGTGGATGGCGCTGTTCGACGACGATGCCTCGATGACCGACCTGATCCAGTTCCAGCAGCTGATTTTCCTGCAGGACCGCTCGATCCTCGAAAACCAGATTCCCGCGCGCCTGCCGCTCGATCCGGGCAAGGAAATCCCGACGCGGGCAGATATGACCTCGATCGCCTACAGGCGCTGGCTGAAGCGCCATAATTACACCTATGGCGCACAATTGGTGGCACAATGA
- a CDS encoding DUF2065 domain-containing protein — protein sequence MQDILLGLAFYLIIEGLVYALAPSFLIAMAKLLPGFSEGSLRITGLVAVAIGVGMVWLIR from the coding sequence ATGCAGGATATTCTGCTCGGCCTGGCGTTTTATCTGATTATCGAGGGGCTGGTCTATGCACTGGCCCCTTCGTTTCTGATAGCCATGGCAAAGCTGCTGCCGGGCTTTTCGGAAGGTTCGCTCAGGATCACGGGTCTGGTGGCCGTTGCGATCGGCGTCGGCATGGTCTGGCTGATACGCTGA
- a CDS encoding BMP family ABC transporter substrate-binding protein — translation MTKITRRTLIQAAAATGLAGALGAQRAFAADEPLGITLVVPSPIGDVGWGHALAAGLEPVKQAYGDKVKVTVLENIAEGPDADRIMNKTVADGNNFLIAGSFGYQNGAFQIARRNPKASVLHASGYMVAPNFSPFAAKYFQGTYLLGMAAAALSKTGKLGSVSAFAIPELITSINAFTLGAQAVNPDVEVSVVWVNSWFDPAQEQDAAKALMAQGCDVIFSNAQDTPSVISACEEAGVYAFNLNSSMKKYAPEKYLGCVATDWSPYFKAQVDAHMNGTFKGANAFLGVADGVVAVIDLNDDIPADIMDRIKATEARIADGSFSPFTGPITKADGSEGVASGETMTTEQIVAMDWHVKGVTTPLPK, via the coding sequence ATGACGAAGATTACCCGCAGAACCTTGATCCAGGCCGCAGCCGCGACCGGCCTTGCCGGCGCACTCGGCGCACAGCGCGCCTTTGCCGCCGATGAGCCGCTCGGCATCACGCTCGTGGTGCCGTCACCGATCGGCGATGTCGGCTGGGGCCACGCGCTTGCCGCCGGCCTCGAACCGGTCAAGCAAGCTTACGGCGACAAGGTGAAGGTCACCGTGCTCGAAAACATCGCGGAAGGCCCGGACGCCGACCGGATCATGAACAAGACCGTTGCCGATGGGAATAATTTCCTGATCGCCGGCTCGTTCGGCTATCAGAACGGCGCGTTCCAGATCGCGCGGCGCAATCCGAAGGCAAGCGTGCTGCATGCCTCGGGCTATATGGTCGCGCCGAACTTCTCGCCGTTTGCCGCCAAATATTTCCAGGGCACCTACCTGCTCGGCATGGCCGCCGCCGCGCTTTCCAAGACCGGCAAGCTCGGATCGGTTTCGGCCTTCGCCATTCCCGAACTGATCACCTCGATCAACGCCTTCACGCTCGGCGCGCAGGCGGTCAATCCGGATGTCGAGGTATCGGTCGTCTGGGTCAACTCGTGGTTCGATCCGGCCCAGGAACAGGATGCCGCCAAGGCGCTGATGGCGCAGGGCTGCGACGTGATCTTCTCCAACGCGCAGGACACGCCCTCGGTGATTTCGGCCTGCGAGGAAGCCGGCGTCTACGCCTTCAACCTCAATTCATCGATGAAGAAATACGCGCCGGAGAAATATCTCGGCTGTGTCGCGACCGACTGGTCGCCCTATTTCAAGGCCCAGGTCGACGCCCATATGAACGGCACGTTCAAGGGCGCGAACGCATTTCTGGGCGTGGCGGACGGCGTGGTCGCGGTCATCGATCTCAACGACGATATCCCCGCCGACATCATGGACAGGATCAAGGCAACCGAGGCCAGGATCGCCGATGGCAGTTTCTCGCCGTTCACCGGGCCGATCACCAAGGCCGACGGCAGCGAAGGCGTCGCCTCGGGCGAAACCATGACCACCGAGCAGATCGTCGCCATGGACTGGCACGTCAAGGGCGTCACGACGCCGCTGCCGAAATAA